Proteins from a genomic interval of Meiothermus sp.:
- a CDS encoding DUF92 domain-containing protein, which yields MSPLLALPIAFGVGLLAERMGWLRPGAAWAAALVGGLPMWAGGIPAALAVLFFVALGSLASRWNQRSQDRSGRTAFQVLANGFPAALGLALGSPAFFLAALATAAADTLATELGSRSRWAWHPLKGRVKSGTNAAISGPGTLALLGGALLFVPWAAWLEVPIAGVVLGGIAGALADTLLGLCEDRWAWWSNDLTNLLATTLGGLVGVCLPWVFAA from the coding sequence ATGAGTCCCCTTCTGGCCCTACCCATCGCTTTTGGAGTCGGGCTGCTGGCCGAGCGGATGGGCTGGCTCAGGCCGGGAGCTGCCTGGGCTGCTGCGCTGGTGGGAGGTCTGCCCATGTGGGCTGGAGGGATTCCAGCAGCCCTGGCCGTGCTCTTCTTTGTGGCTCTGGGCAGCCTTGCTAGTCGCTGGAATCAGCGTAGCCAAGACCGCTCGGGCCGCACAGCCTTTCAGGTGCTGGCCAACGGGTTTCCTGCTGCTTTGGGCCTTGCCCTGGGGTCGCCTGCGTTCTTTCTCGCAGCGCTGGCCACCGCAGCCGCGGATACCCTGGCAACTGAGCTGGGTAGCCGCAGTCGATGGGCCTGGCATCCCTTAAAAGGCCGGGTGAAAAGCGGAACCAACGCCGCCATCAGCGGGCCGGGTACCTTGGCCCTGCTTGGCGGGGCACTGCTGTTTGTGCCCTGGGCAGCCTGGCTCGAGGTACCCATCGCGGGAGTAGTGCTTGGAGGCATCGCCGGAGCCCTGGCCGATACTCTGCTTGGTTTGTGTGAAGACCGCTGGGCCTGGTGGAGCAACGACCTGACCAATCTGCTGGCCACCACGTTGGGCGGGCTGGTTGGTGTGTGCTTACCCTGGGTGTTCGCGGCTTAA
- a CDS encoding response regulator transcription factor, with the protein MKRILLIEDDPEIAHLLQLELGEAGYTVDWASGGMSGLVRLREAVPDLVILDLGLPDLDGGEVARRIRAGYEVPIIVLTAADAVERKVSLLSDGADDYIVKPFHPAELLARIQVQLRHREGGEQISVGGLEVYLTKRQVLFEGQELRLSPKEFELLSLLVSRAGKVFSRQEIEEHLWGRQLERDSNVVDVHIANLRSKLREVGAYGYLRTVRGVGYALRQREAE; encoded by the coding sequence ATGAAACGCATTTTGCTAATTGAAGACGACCCCGAAATTGCTCACCTCTTGCAGCTCGAGCTGGGCGAGGCTGGCTACACCGTGGACTGGGCCTCGGGCGGCATGTCCGGCCTGGTGCGCCTACGCGAAGCCGTACCCGATCTGGTCATCCTCGACCTGGGTCTACCCGACCTGGACGGCGGTGAGGTAGCCCGGCGCATTCGGGCAGGCTACGAAGTGCCCATCATTGTCCTGACCGCTGCCGACGCAGTCGAGCGCAAGGTCAGCCTGCTCTCCGACGGGGCCGACGACTACATCGTCAAGCCTTTTCATCCTGCCGAGCTACTGGCCCGTATCCAGGTGCAGTTACGCCACCGGGAGGGGGGCGAACAGATTAGCGTAGGAGGCCTGGAGGTATATCTCACCAAACGGCAGGTCTTGTTTGAAGGACAGGAACTGCGCCTTTCGCCCAAGGAATTCGAGCTGTTGTCGCTTTTGGTAAGCCGTGCGGGCAAGGTGTTCAGTCGGCAGGAGATCGAAGAACATCTGTGGGGAAGGCAGCTCGAGCGCGACTCCAACGTAGTGGATGTCCATATTGCCAACCTGCGCTCCAAACTGCGTGAAGTCGGTGCTTACGGCTACCTGCGCACCGTGCGCGGGGTAGGTTATGCCCTGCGGCAACGCGAGGCAGAGTAG
- a CDS encoding ABC transporter substrate-binding protein has translation MKRLLVLGAALALTVASAQSIQGNPNLRGEITVWSWDIAAKALEANIPGFNKLFPNVKVKVLDIGNQATYDRGLAGCAAGGGDLPDVYSVENNEAEVFWARFPNCFTDLNTLQPAASTLRNQFPAFKWTELTVGNKVFAMPWDSGPVVMFYRRDIYSQAGVNPATIRTWDDFIAAGKKIAAATNNRVKVGVIANGQDDEWFRMLANQNSCFYFNNEANAVTVNQPGCVTALETVKKLIDAGIVMQGGWNEQIQAFKAGTVATSMFGAWYEGTIRSNAPEQSGKWGVYPMPASRPGGVRAANLGGSALAIPASSRNKEAAWAFVRYALGTTEGQVTMLKEYGLVPSLLAATRDPYVAQPQPYWGNQRIWQVILGTLGNVPAARGTQFFQEARAIMVKTQADYVAGRFPNAKAALDAAAQQISQATGLPIAR, from the coding sequence ATGAAGCGTTTACTGGTTTTAGGAGCAGCCCTGGCTCTCACAGTGGCCTCGGCCCAATCTATACAGGGGAACCCCAACCTGCGCGGCGAGATCACCGTGTGGAGCTGGGACATTGCAGCCAAGGCCCTGGAGGCTAACATCCCCGGCTTCAACAAGCTCTTCCCCAACGTGAAGGTCAAGGTGCTGGACATCGGCAACCAGGCCACCTACGACCGCGGCCTGGCCGGCTGTGCTGCCGGCGGGGGCGACCTGCCCGACGTCTATTCCGTCGAGAACAACGAGGCCGAGGTGTTCTGGGCCCGCTTCCCCAACTGCTTTACCGACCTGAACACCCTGCAGCCCGCTGCCTCTACCCTGCGCAACCAGTTCCCTGCCTTCAAGTGGACCGAACTCACCGTAGGCAACAAGGTCTTCGCCATGCCCTGGGACTCCGGCCCGGTGGTCATGTTCTACCGGCGCGACATCTACAGCCAGGCCGGCGTCAACCCGGCTACCATCCGCACCTGGGACGACTTTATTGCAGCTGGCAAGAAAATTGCTGCAGCCACCAACAACCGCGTCAAAGTAGGGGTCATTGCCAACGGTCAGGACGACGAATGGTTCCGTATGCTGGCCAACCAGAACAGCTGCTTCTACTTCAACAACGAGGCCAATGCCGTAACGGTGAACCAGCCCGGCTGTGTGACTGCGCTCGAGACCGTCAAGAAGCTGATTGACGCCGGTATCGTGATGCAAGGCGGCTGGAACGAGCAGATTCAGGCCTTCAAGGCCGGCACCGTAGCCACCAGCATGTTCGGGGCCTGGTACGAAGGCACCATCCGCTCCAACGCCCCCGAGCAGAGCGGCAAGTGGGGCGTGTACCCAATGCCCGCTTCCCGTCCCGGTGGGGTGCGCGCCGCCAACCTGGGTGGCTCAGCCCTGGCCATTCCCGCCTCCTCGCGCAATAAGGAAGCCGCCTGGGCCTTTGTCCGCTACGCTCTGGGCACCACCGAGGGCCAGGTGACCATGCTCAAGGAATATGGCCTGGTGCCCTCGCTGCTGGCCGCCACCCGCGATCCCTACGTGGCCCAGCCCCAGCCCTACTGGGGCAACCAGCGCATCTGGCAGGTGATCCTGGGCACCCTGGGCAACGTGCCGGCGGCCCGAGGCACCCAGTTCTTCCAGGAAGCCCGCGCCATTATGGTCAAGACCCAGGCCGACTACGTAGCCGGGCGCTTCCCGAACGCCAAAGCGGCCCTTGATGCCGCCGCCCAGCAGATCTCGCAGGCCACCGGTCTGCCCATCGCACGCTAA
- a CDS encoding cell wall metabolism sensor histidine kinase WalK, translating to MSFRTRLILAYTILWVLILVLTLSIAVYSINFGLYGQVERTLLRYVNEVALLYASGRAGEISLPRSGPVSVSFYSSGGQLLVAPTPDFEHKVPKNYIRSASSTAKPYYAPTFMAAYQAIPGAVVVVSQDTRYIESISATVRNTLIQGMAFLLPLGALLIVLAAQVSLIPLHRAASEVDKRGPRNLEPIHYTGPKDDLGVMIEKVNDLLGELREAQARERAFLAEVSHELRTPLTSLNGYLERLSRNPSDTEMLERARKIAAHTARMVQDLLALARGEAERSVNPHIVNLGELLRQAVEEYPGVTLKIPPEFPEVLGDPDRLLQLARNLIANAVRAAGAPEKVQVRVWMVKEPTDNPPDPYESADELRTTSTPEMTPPKQPWAAFAVVDRGPGIAPEVLPRLFTRFARGPEGGTGLGLAIAKQIAEAHGGEIRVASRPGETRFTVFLPLLMEEE from the coding sequence ATGTCCTTCCGCACCCGTCTGATACTGGCCTATACGATTCTGTGGGTGCTGATTCTGGTTCTGACCCTGAGCATCGCGGTCTACAGCATCAACTTTGGTCTGTACGGGCAGGTCGAGCGTACGCTATTGCGCTACGTCAACGAGGTGGCTTTGCTGTATGCCTCAGGCCGCGCTGGGGAGATTAGCCTGCCACGCTCCGGCCCGGTAAGCGTTAGCTTCTACAGTAGCGGTGGGCAGCTTCTGGTAGCGCCCACCCCCGATTTCGAGCATAAAGTGCCCAAAAACTATATACGTTCCGCCAGCAGTACCGCCAAACCCTACTATGCCCCCACCTTTATGGCCGCCTACCAGGCCATACCGGGGGCGGTGGTGGTGGTCAGTCAGGACACTCGTTACATTGAGAGCATCTCGGCCACCGTACGCAATACCCTGATCCAGGGGATGGCTTTTTTATTGCCTTTAGGAGCTCTTCTGATTGTGTTGGCGGCCCAGGTTTCGCTTATTCCGCTACACCGCGCAGCCTCGGAGGTGGACAAGCGCGGCCCGCGCAACCTCGAGCCCATTCACTACACCGGCCCCAAGGACGACCTGGGGGTGATGATAGAAAAGGTCAACGACCTGCTGGGCGAGCTGCGCGAGGCCCAGGCGCGCGAACGAGCCTTCCTGGCCGAGGTCTCGCACGAACTGCGTACCCCCTTAACCTCGCTCAATGGCTACCTCGAGCGCCTCAGCCGCAACCCTAGCGATACCGAGATGCTCGAGCGCGCTCGCAAAATTGCGGCCCACACCGCGCGTATGGTGCAAGATTTGCTAGCCCTGGCCCGTGGCGAGGCCGAACGGAGCGTAAACCCCCATATTGTCAACCTGGGCGAGCTTCTCCGTCAGGCGGTAGAGGAGTATCCGGGGGTAACACTCAAGATTCCCCCCGAGTTCCCCGAGGTGCTGGGCGATCCCGACCGCCTGCTGCAACTGGCCCGCAACCTGATTGCCAATGCCGTACGGGCCGCAGGCGCTCCCGAAAAAGTGCAGGTGCGGGTCTGGATGGTCAAGGAACCCACCGACAACCCTCCCGACCCCTACGAGTCTGCCGACGAACTGCGCACCACCTCCACCCCCGAGATGACGCCCCCCAAGCAGCCCTGGGCCGCCTTTGCAGTGGTGGATCGGGGGCCGGGCATCGCCCCCGAGGTACTGCCGCGCCTGTTTACCCGCTTTGCCCGCGGCCCCGAAGGCGGTACCGGGCTGGGCCTGGCCATCGCCAAGCAGATTGCCGAAGCCCACGGGGGCGAAATTCGTGTAGCCAGCCGTCCCGGCGAGACCCGCTTTACGGTGTTTTTACCGCTTCTGATGGAAGAAGAATAG
- a CDS encoding DeoR/GlpR family DNA-binding transcription regulator has protein sequence MPSLEATFRHQEILEKLHRDGRAEVRKLAQHFGVSAVTIRADLEYLEQQGLLRRTRGGAVPAETKRFELPLEETRQVHAKEKERIGNYAAGLVRDGETIILDVGSTTTELAKALSPSLKNVVVITSGLNIALLLESHPGITVIVTGGTLRPLQHSLVNPYGTLLLREINADKAFIGCNGVHPDKGFTNTNLQEAEIKRAMIEAAREIIVLADHSKIMQVAAARIGPLEAANLLVTDRKAKKEDLELLRQRGLEVAVGR, from the coding sequence ATGCCCTCCCTCGAGGCCACCTTCCGTCACCAGGAAATCCTGGAGAAGCTGCACCGGGATGGCCGGGCCGAGGTGCGCAAGCTGGCCCAGCACTTTGGCGTCTCAGCCGTTACCATCCGCGCCGACCTGGAGTATCTGGAACAGCAGGGGCTATTGCGCCGTACCCGCGGGGGTGCTGTACCAGCAGAAACCAAACGCTTCGAGCTTCCCCTGGAAGAAACCCGCCAGGTGCATGCTAAAGAGAAGGAGCGCATCGGCAATTACGCTGCCGGCCTGGTGCGCGACGGCGAGACCATCATTCTGGACGTGGGCAGCACCACCACCGAGTTGGCCAAGGCCCTCTCGCCCTCGCTCAAAAACGTGGTGGTTATCACCAGCGGCCTCAACATTGCTTTGCTGCTGGAGTCGCACCCTGGCATTACGGTAATCGTCACGGGCGGTACGCTACGGCCTTTGCAGCACTCGCTGGTCAACCCCTACGGCACCCTGTTGTTGCGCGAAATCAACGCCGACAAAGCCTTTATCGGTTGCAACGGAGTGCACCCCGACAAAGGCTTTACCAACACCAACCTGCAAGAGGCCGAAATCAAGCGGGCCATGATCGAGGCGGCCCGCGAGATTATCGTATTAGCCGATCACAGCAAGATCATGCAGGTCGCTGCCGCCCGTATTGGGCCGCTGGAGGCAGCCAACCTGCTCGTCACCGACCGCAAGGCCAAAAAGGAGGATCTCGAGCTATTACGGCAGCGGGGGCTCGAGGTTGCGGTAGGTCGGTAA
- a CDS encoding carbohydrate ABC transporter permease, translating into MKRSATPYLFLLPYLAIFALFWAWPILESLLLSFQNTRVSPPVWNLSINWGRILGDAAFWDALRNTVLILVIQVPLMLALATALAVALNSQLLRVKGFFRFAFFAPVVVGAVAYSAVFRLLFNQNGAVNAFTGLELNWIFDPVGAMAVIIITLTWRWTGYNAIIILAGLQSIPKDLYEAAEIDGASPWQQFWRITVPSLRPVLLFCLVLSIIGTLQLFTEPWLITNGGPGTATTTLGVYLYRQGFQNINFGYASTIAYAITLLALVFSIIQLRLFGRES; encoded by the coding sequence GTGAAACGTAGCGCGACCCCCTACCTTTTTTTACTGCCCTACCTGGCGATTTTCGCTTTGTTCTGGGCCTGGCCCATCCTCGAGTCGCTGCTTTTGTCGTTCCAGAACACCCGGGTCTCCCCCCCGGTCTGGAACCTAAGCATCAACTGGGGCCGCATCCTGGGCGATGCCGCCTTTTGGGACGCCCTGCGCAACACGGTTTTGATTCTGGTAATCCAGGTGCCCCTGATGCTGGCCCTGGCCACCGCGCTGGCCGTTGCGCTGAACTCGCAATTGTTGCGGGTCAAGGGGTTTTTTCGCTTCGCTTTCTTTGCGCCGGTGGTGGTGGGAGCGGTGGCCTACTCGGCGGTGTTCCGTCTGCTTTTCAACCAAAACGGCGCGGTTAATGCGTTCACGGGCCTCGAGCTCAACTGGATTTTCGACCCCGTGGGGGCCATGGCGGTCATCATCATCACCCTGACCTGGCGCTGGACCGGCTACAACGCCATCATCATCCTGGCCGGCCTGCAAAGCATCCCCAAGGATCTCTACGAGGCCGCCGAGATAGACGGGGCCAGCCCCTGGCAGCAGTTCTGGCGCATCACCGTACCCAGCCTGCGCCCGGTTTTGCTATTTTGCCTGGTGCTCTCCATTATCGGAACCCTGCAGCTCTTCACCGAGCCCTGGCTCATCACCAACGGCGGCCCCGGCACCGCCACCACCACCCTGGGGGTCTACCTCTACCGCCAGGGCTTCCAGAACATCAACTTCGGCTACGCCTCCACCATCGCCTACGCCATCACCCTGCTGGCGCTGGTCTTCTCCATCATCCAGCTTCGGCTTTTTGGGAGGGAATCATGA